The proteins below come from a single Parageobacillus thermoglucosidasius genomic window:
- a CDS encoding flippase: protein MNLILKNATYLFTSNVIVRLLSALTSILVARYLGANDYGILSLALAISSIAGYFTDMGLSHTFIREATKDDKVDLVSLVGGHFKLRIIFGVIVSIILYIIVELLYKDPYVKKVIYLMVYPTIVGAAMQGIGATYFQAVQQMHYTALIRSLSGVITAATLILGLIFKWSLPLLSFIYGFSSLFGGFFSILLLSRKISLFRGWNSNLLHDLLNFTLGGLLVMILPQVPLIILEKVTNFEQVGYFSAAYRIPSILYQVPGVVAAAFYPVLFRYGSNREYDKHLEMAIIEAKTMTLLGGCMVLPFLLYSNWWINILFGAHWEKVASLLSIVCIVVLLQSINYPLADSLTTKGYQKKRTFVMFITLIVAIFCCYYLGKALNSLGGALAVVVIELSLLIGLVLFNKKHGVLILQRGFLYNLVVLLIVIFLGILLKDYIHPLVGSLFFVLIFVFLVLVLDKQLRSLLIVNIMFKEYKKRSKC, encoded by the coding sequence ATGAATCTAATATTAAAAAATGCAACCTATTTGTTCACGAGTAATGTAATTGTAAGGCTACTTTCTGCTTTGACGTCAATTTTAGTTGCCAGGTATCTAGGAGCTAATGACTACGGAATACTTAGCTTGGCTTTAGCAATATCCAGCATTGCAGGTTATTTTACCGATATGGGTTTATCACATACTTTTATTAGAGAGGCAACAAAAGATGATAAAGTCGATTTAGTAAGTTTAGTAGGTGGTCATTTTAAGCTCAGAATAATCTTTGGAGTTATTGTTTCTATTATTCTTTATATAATAGTGGAACTATTATATAAGGATCCATATGTAAAAAAGGTTATTTATTTAATGGTTTACCCTACAATAGTAGGAGCTGCAATGCAAGGGATAGGGGCTACTTATTTTCAAGCTGTACAACAAATGCATTATACAGCCCTTATTAGATCTCTATCGGGAGTAATAACAGCAGCTACTTTGATTTTAGGCCTAATTTTTAAATGGTCCTTGCCATTGTTGTCATTTATTTACGGATTTTCGAGTTTATTTGGGGGATTTTTTAGTATTTTGTTATTATCAAGAAAGATCAGTTTATTTAGAGGGTGGAACTCTAATTTACTACACGATCTATTAAATTTTACATTAGGTGGTTTATTAGTAATGATATTACCTCAGGTTCCACTTATTATCTTAGAAAAGGTGACCAATTTTGAACAAGTTGGCTATTTTTCTGCTGCTTATCGGATTCCTTCTATTCTCTACCAAGTACCGGGAGTGGTGGCTGCTGCTTTTTATCCTGTTTTGTTTAGGTATGGATCAAATAGGGAATATGATAAACATCTGGAAATGGCGATTATAGAAGCCAAGACTATGACTTTACTAGGTGGATGTATGGTGCTTCCATTTTTATTGTATTCAAATTGGTGGATAAATATTTTATTTGGTGCACACTGGGAGAAAGTTGCTTCTTTGCTTTCTATTGTTTGTATTGTAGTTTTACTACAATCAATTAATTATCCACTTGCTGATTCGTTAACAACAAAAGGTTATCAAAAAAAGAGAACTTTTGTAATGTTTATTACTTTAATAGTCGCTATTTTTTGTTGTTATTATCTAGGGAAAGCACTTAATTCCTTAGGGGGTGCATTAGCTGTTGTTGTTATAGAATTGTCATTGCTAATCGGTTTAGTATTGTTTAATAAAAAACATGGTGTTTTGATATTACAAAGAGGATTTTTGTATAACCTGGTTGTTCTACTGATTGTTATTTTTTTAGGAATATTATTAAAAGATTATATTCATCCATTAGTAGGTAGTTTGTTTTTTGTTTTGATATTTGTATTCTTGGTTCTTGTGTTAGATAAGCAGTTACGTTCTTTATTAATAGTTAATATTATGTTTAAAGAGTATAAAAAAAGAAGCAAATGTTGA
- a CDS encoding exopolysaccharide biosynthesis polyprenyl glycosylphosphotransferase gives MGVGSEKKNDFFKEYAVAIDTQYIIRNQKTNLKYYPYVKRFLDILLSLLALPIAIPIILIFAIIIKLETPGPAFFLQERVGLHGKYFKVIKLRSMGVNAEKNGAQWATKNDPRVTKVGAFIRKTRIDELPQLFNVLKGDMSLIGPRPERPMFTAQFNKEIPGFIDRLQVKPGITGWAQVNGGYDITPREKLELDRYYINNISFWLDLKIILKTIKVCITGDGAR, from the coding sequence GTGGGGGTTGGCTCCGAAAAAAAAAATGATTTTTTTAAGGAGTATGCAGTTGCAATAGATACGCAGTACATAATAAGAAATCAAAAAACAAATTTAAAATATTATCCGTATGTAAAGCGCTTTTTAGATATATTGTTGTCATTATTGGCATTACCAATTGCTATTCCTATTATTTTAATTTTTGCTATTATTATTAAACTAGAAACACCTGGTCCAGCGTTTTTTCTACAGGAGCGGGTGGGCTTACATGGAAAGTATTTTAAAGTTATCAAATTACGTTCCATGGGAGTAAACGCAGAAAAGAATGGAGCACAATGGGCGACAAAAAATGACCCTCGTGTTACGAAAGTAGGAGCGTTTATTCGAAAAACGAGAATTGATGAACTTCCACAATTATTTAACGTGTTGAAAGGCGATATGAGTTTAATCGGTCCAAGACCGGAAAGACCGATGTTTACTGCACAATTTAATAAGGAAATCCCAGGCTTTATTGATCGTTTGCAAGTAAAACCCGGAATAACAGGATGGGCACAAGTGAATGGGGGATATGACATTACCCCTAGAGAAAAATTGGAGCTAGATCGTTATTATATTAATAATATAAGCTTTTGGCTCGATCTTAAAATTATTTTGAAGACCATAAAAGTTTGTATAACAGGTGATGGTGCGAGATAG
- a CDS encoding EpsG family protein → MLVYFLVILITYLTALMIKFKNLTKKWTFLDIFILLILIIFSGIRFNVGTDYEIYYFIYNNIVSSNFSLDDYNATTQEFGYYVLSWITKRISDSPYGIFWASAFLTYIPIYVRIKKDSKDFAFSILLFFLLGLYTGPFNTIRQWIAIAINFYSLQYVNTDKKKFLLFNIIGSLFHSTCIIAMIIQLIAKKVKPTFTMLIGILIFGIVFVMLFGRMSFLFEILSNINPRYTVYFEPQPGGTGSILLFVLRVIIVLYLLFFTKYNEYQYEKTLLMISLFFMMLGFYNVFVQRMEAYFGIVLVLLLPNILCRMKSIERWMYKYYFTIVFLVVFIFSLIFYANLIPYKTYIM, encoded by the coding sequence ATGTTAGTATATTTTTTAGTTATTTTAATAACCTATTTAACAGCTTTAATGATAAAGTTCAAAAATCTAACAAAAAAATGGACATTTTTAGATATATTCATATTATTGATTTTAATAATTTTTTCAGGAATTAGATTTAATGTTGGTACAGATTATGAAATATATTATTTTATATACAATAATATTGTATCAAGTAATTTTAGTCTTGATGATTATAATGCTACGACCCAAGAATTTGGTTACTATGTATTAAGTTGGATAACAAAAAGAATTTCGGATAGCCCATATGGAATTTTCTGGGCAAGCGCGTTTTTAACGTATATACCAATTTATGTGAGGATAAAAAAGGATTCTAAAGACTTTGCTTTTTCAATATTACTTTTTTTTCTTTTAGGTCTTTATACGGGGCCTTTCAATACCATTAGGCAATGGATAGCCATCGCTATTAATTTTTATTCTCTTCAATATGTAAATACGGATAAAAAGAAATTTCTATTATTTAATATAATAGGATCCCTATTCCATTCAACTTGCATTATTGCAATGATCATCCAATTAATAGCAAAAAAAGTAAAACCAACATTTACAATGCTTATTGGTATATTGATTTTTGGTATCGTGTTTGTAATGCTTTTTGGAAGAATGTCTTTTTTATTTGAAATATTATCTAATATAAATCCTAGATATACTGTTTACTTCGAACCTCAGCCTGGAGGAACAGGATCAATATTATTATTTGTATTGAGAGTAATTATAGTATTATACCTTCTTTTCTTTACTAAGTATAATGAATATCAGTATGAGAAAACCTTATTAATGATATCTTTGTTTTTTATGATGTTGGGATTTTATAACGTTTTTGTACAGAGGATGGAAGCTTATTTTGGTATTGTTTTGGTTTTATTGTTGCCCAATATTCTATGTCGAATGAAATCCATAGAAAGGTGGATGTATAAATATTACTTTACAATAGTCTTTTTAGTGGTTTTTATTTTTTCTTTAATTTTTTATGCTAATCTAATCCCATATAAAACTTATATAATGTGA
- a CDS encoding glycosyltransferase family 1 protein, giving the protein MYENSQQKRILHIVGGMNRRGTEIMIMNLYRVIDRDKIQFDFVYFNNRENDFDVEIRRMGGRIFRVPSPREVGVIRFIHNLVKVIRENGPFSAVHAHTLHNIGLALLAARIAGVTCRIAHSHSTKATEDTLIHKVYQIVMKLLIRFNATHLLACGKDAGHFLFGKTFDKKGIVFPNAIDLSEYYCLNKEDAKFIRKMFGISEETLIIGQVGALKKVKNHKFSIAIARKLKDNGIDFKMMFVGDGEMRQELEQQAVLEGVSDKILFLGVRSDIPNLLNMFDVLIMPSIYEGLPVSLVEAQAAGTPCVVSDVITPEVDLGLNLISFVNLGDELDRWEYEILKQSQIQRPSKDIILRAFRKKGYDVVESVKSLRKIYSI; this is encoded by the coding sequence TTGTATGAAAATAGTCAACAGAAAAGGATACTTCACATTGTAGGCGGGATGAATCGTCGTGGAACGGAGATTATGATAATGAATCTCTATCGGGTTATAGATCGAGACAAAATTCAATTTGATTTTGTTTATTTTAATAATAGAGAAAATGATTTTGATGTTGAGATAAGGCGAATGGGCGGGAGAATTTTCCGCGTACCTTCCCCAAGAGAAGTAGGGGTTATACGTTTTATTCATAATTTAGTAAAAGTCATAAGGGAAAATGGACCCTTTAGTGCTGTTCATGCTCATACACTACATAATATAGGACTTGCTTTATTGGCTGCTAGAATTGCAGGGGTTACTTGCAGGATCGCCCATTCTCACAGTACGAAGGCTACTGAAGATACTTTGATTCATAAGGTTTATCAAATTGTTATGAAATTACTAATAAGGTTTAACGCAACACATCTTCTTGCCTGTGGAAAAGATGCAGGTCACTTTCTCTTCGGGAAAACTTTCGACAAAAAAGGAATCGTATTTCCAAATGCGATAGACTTGTCTGAGTATTATTGTCTTAACAAAGAAGATGCTAAATTTATACGAAAAATGTTTGGCATATCTGAGGAAACACTAATCATAGGCCAAGTGGGAGCGTTAAAAAAGGTTAAAAATCATAAATTTTCTATTGCAATTGCTCGTAAACTTAAGGACAATGGTATAGATTTTAAAATGATGTTTGTTGGAGACGGTGAAATGCGTCAGGAATTAGAGCAACAAGCAGTCTTGGAAGGTGTAAGTGATAAAATTCTTTTTCTTGGGGTGCGTTCCGATATCCCTAACTTATTGAATATGTTCGACGTGCTTATTATGCCATCTATATATGAGGGGTTGCCAGTGTCTCTTGTTGAGGCTCAGGCAGCTGGAACACCGTGCGTAGTTTCTGATGTAATAACACCGGAGGTAGATTTGGGGCTTAATCTTATAAGTTTTGTTAATCTTGGTGACGAATTGGACCGTTGGGAGTATGAAATTCTCAAGCAGAGTCAGATTCAAAGACCGAGTAAAGATATTATTTTAAGGGCTTTTAGAAAAAAGGGATACGATGTCGTTGAAAGTGTTAAAAGTCTTCGGAAAATATACAGTATTTAA
- a CDS encoding glycosyltransferase family 2 protein, which produces MNVKVSIIMGIYNCEKTLNESIDSILNQTYDNWELIMCDDGSTDNTYQIALEYSRKDKRIQVIKNGKNMGLAKTLNNCLEISTGEYIMRHDGDDIMVRDRIEKQIKFMNTHDCDACGAGAYVFDEKGVWGIRQPPMLPDKRCMIVSAPFIHPTVIMKKESLLRVGGYSDTKLTRQRLEDYDLWIKFFEHNFILKNIQEPLIYYREDRNAYSRRKKKFRLAETSARLDACKRLNIPYSQRIFALKPLVAMVIPNSIMRYYHTKRAKI; this is translated from the coding sequence ATGAATGTGAAAGTTTCCATAATTATGGGTATATATAACTGTGAAAAAACTTTGAATGAATCCATAGATTCAATATTAAATCAAACATATGATAACTGGGAATTAATTATGTGTGACGATGGATCTACAGATAATACGTATCAAATTGCACTTGAATATTCTAGAAAAGATAAGCGAATACAGGTAATTAAAAATGGAAAAAATATGGGGTTAGCGAAAACATTGAATAATTGTCTAGAAATAAGCACGGGCGAATATATAATGCGCCATGATGGCGATGATATTATGGTAAGAGATAGAATAGAAAAACAAATCAAATTTATGAATACCCATGATTGTGATGCATGTGGGGCGGGTGCTTATGTATTTGATGAAAAGGGTGTATGGGGTATTCGGCAACCCCCTATGTTACCAGACAAAAGATGTATGATTGTAAGTGCACCTTTTATTCATCCTACTGTTATTATGAAGAAAGAAAGTTTGCTTCGTGTTGGTGGATATTCAGATACCAAGTTAACAAGGCAACGTCTTGAAGATTATGATTTATGGATTAAATTTTTCGAACATAATTTTATATTGAAAAATATTCAGGAACCTTTAATTTATTATAGAGAAGATAGGAATGCTTATAGTCGGAGGAAGAAAAAATTTAGACTAGCTGAAACAAGTGCAAGATTAGATGCTTGTAAGAGATTAAATATTCCCTATTCTCAAAGAATCTTTGCTCTAAAGCCTTTAGTAGCGATGGTTATTCCGAATAGTATTATGAGATATTATCATACAAAAAGAGCAAAAATATAA
- a CDS encoding glycosyltransferase family 2 protein, giving the protein MVKVSVIIPAYNVESYIERCLTSIVNQSLEEVEIIIINDGSTDNTLNVINKFCSFDNRIKIINSKNSGVSAARNYGLSQSTGKYIFQIDADDWIETNALKEMYEAAEESNADIVIANAYVDYDNGKMVPLIDGKLTCDDPLKDFLIGNIIPCVWTKLYRRSLFISNNIGYCEKVRIGEDLLANFFLILHAKKIMKIEKFFLHYIQRQGSAMNSYRESMYDIYIVLNKIEEFLKKNNLYEKYKNEFLYLKYMHTYYYRVVMFSNLSSIHKDFYNNWKKEKDCYLGNNYISEFLMREKYRNRVLEKLYRTNYFLGLTFGILKKLLR; this is encoded by the coding sequence TTGGTTAAAGTTAGTGTAATTATCCCGGCCTATAATGTAGAAAGTTATATTGAAAGATGTTTAACTTCTATAGTTAATCAGTCGCTGGAAGAAGTTGAAATAATAATAATTAATGATGGTTCTACAGACAATACCTTAAACGTTATCAATAAATTTTGTAGCTTCGATAATAGAATAAAGATAATAAATTCAAAAAACAGTGGGGTTTCAGCAGCAAGAAATTATGGATTGTCTCAATCAACAGGAAAATATATTTTTCAAATAGATGCTGATGATTGGATTGAGACAAATGCATTAAAGGAGATGTATGAGGCAGCTGAGGAGAGTAATGCTGATATTGTTATTGCTAATGCATATGTCGACTATGATAATGGGAAGATGGTTCCTCTTATAGATGGAAAATTAACCTGTGATGATCCACTTAAAGATTTCTTAATTGGAAATATTATACCTTGTGTTTGGACAAAGTTATATAGGAGAAGTCTATTTATTTCTAATAATATAGGATATTGTGAGAAGGTTCGAATTGGTGAAGATTTATTAGCTAATTTTTTTCTGATTCTACATGCGAAAAAAATTATGAAAATAGAAAAATTCTTTTTGCATTATATACAGAGACAAGGAAGTGCAATGAACTCTTATCGGGAGAGTATGTATGATATTTATATTGTATTAAATAAAATCGAAGAATTTTTAAAGAAAAATAATCTTTATGAAAAATATAAAAATGAGTTCCTTTATCTAAAATATATGCATACTTACTATTACAGAGTTGTGATGTTTTCTAATCTAAGTTCTATTCATAAAGATTTTTATAATAATTGGAAAAAGGAAAAAGATTGTTATTTGGGTAATAATTATATTTCAGAATTTTTAATGAGAGAGAAATACAGAAATAGAGTTTTGGAAAAATTATATAGAACAAATTACTTTCTGGGTTTAACCTTTGGAATATTAAAAAAATTGCTGCGGTAA
- a CDS encoding polysaccharide biosynthesis protein, with product MMTVINKTTNKTKFFAVRFMKTLDSFNLLFKKRIQVGTLVKDGIIFVLDMGESGIIVDLMKNLIKLSGYIFEEIGMEFIGIRPRKSYLKRYSMKTEIHPE from the coding sequence ATGATGACAGTAATAAATAAAACGACAAACAAAACGAAATTTTTCGCCGTCCGTTTCATGAAAACCCTCGACAGCTTCAATCTGTTATTCAAAAAGCGAATCCAAGTCGGCACGCTCGTCAAAGACGGTATAATCTTTGTCTTGGACATGGGCGAGTCGGGCATAATCGTCGATCTCATGAAAAACCTGATTAAACTATCCGGATATATCTTCGAAGAGATCGGTATGGAATTTATCGGCATTCGACCGAGGAAAAGCTATTTGAAGAGATACTCAATGAAAACCGAGATCCATCCGGAGTAG